One window from the genome of Paraclostridium sordellii encodes:
- a CDS encoding sensor histidine kinase, whose translation MGDVNIFENIKEQKRIDIIIILIISIFILGGYVFRLIELISPQPIFELTNDDFVRIFSVILSMLGVLSCLLCYSSNKKEELFIMFLMYTMFFLDICTSNLLNYSHPNLDEYHAIITSFVRVSIVYIAVSNLESLKKLIINNKIKSFLIVSLITFISIYIEYKYMYPYNENIIKFYKGYNIFLAIVYIIISFRFFKKSFNKKEYIYSVIGSSALMFSIKSIYDFFYIINPTEEIGLTSTSTIFLGFIIFILGLFIELSRSIKINRILDGQRSLFIKIIDENKHSNIIICDENYKIEYKNAKTIENMGKNHYFKDLDIEIGKKFDIAKIYKENLNLKEIEYEMSRYGCYSKDIYIKDIDKILDISIQTFEINNKKYKVLSIKDVSEKYELEKALLKYERIKQEEKVKNEFFSNISHELKTPLNIIYSANQLLSVSVEKSNFKEIYIKYKDCLDINCKRMLRLIDNIVDITKLDVGFKCPEFDNYNIVKIVEDMTLSVVSYANVKGIEVLFDTDVEELDIKCDPDMIERIVLNLLSNAIKFSEEGSSILVEILSNKTWVGIKVKDNGIGIPVEIQDKIFDRFVQGDKSMRRKKEGSGIGLSLVKSLVELMDGKIYLESDGKSGTEFTVLLPNKLITEDEKIVHKDYQVDLQRIKLELSDIYELYHDEYVR comes from the coding sequence ATGGGTGATGTAAATATTTTTGAAAATATAAAAGAACAAAAAAGAATTGATATAATAATTATATTGATAATATCAATATTTATATTAGGAGGATATGTTTTTAGACTAATAGAACTTATAAGTCCACAACCAATATTTGAGTTGACAAATGATGATTTTGTAAGAATATTTAGTGTAATTTTATCTATGTTAGGGGTCTTAAGTTGTTTATTATGCTATAGTAGCAATAAAAAAGAAGAATTATTTATAATGTTTCTAATGTACACTATGTTTTTTTTAGATATATGTACATCAAACTTATTAAATTACTCACATCCTAATTTAGATGAATACCATGCTATTATAACATCTTTTGTAAGAGTAAGTATAGTATATATAGCAGTTAGCAATTTAGAAAGTTTGAAAAAACTTATTATAAATAATAAAATAAAATCATTTTTGATAGTTAGTTTAATAACTTTTATATCTATTTATATAGAATATAAATACATGTATCCATACAATGAAAATATAATTAAATTCTATAAAGGATATAATATATTTTTGGCTATAGTATATATAATAATATCTTTTAGATTTTTTAAAAAGAGTTTTAATAAAAAAGAATATATTTATAGTGTAATTGGATCAAGTGCACTTATGTTTTCTATAAAATCTATATATGATTTTTTCTATATAATAAATCCAACTGAAGAAATAGGATTGACATCAACATCCACAATATTTTTAGGGTTTATAATTTTTATATTAGGGCTATTTATTGAACTTAGTAGATCTATAAAAATTAATAGAATATTAGATGGACAAAGAAGCTTATTTATAAAAATTATCGATGAAAATAAGCATAGTAATATTATAATATGTGATGAAAACTACAAGATAGAATATAAAAATGCAAAAACTATAGAAAATATGGGAAAAAATCATTATTTTAAAGATTTAGATATAGAGATTGGGAAAAAATTTGATATAGCAAAAATATATAAAGAAAACTTAAATCTTAAAGAAATTGAATATGAAATGTCTCGATATGGATGTTATAGCAAAGACATATACATTAAAGATATAGATAAAATTTTAGATATTTCAATACAGACATTTGAAATAAATAATAAAAAATATAAAGTTTTATCTATAAAAGATGTATCAGAAAAATATGAACTTGAAAAAGCTCTATTAAAATATGAAAGAATCAAACAAGAAGAAAAGGTAAAAAATGAGTTTTTCTCAAACATAAGTCATGAGTTAAAAACTCCTTTAAATATAATCTATTCAGCCAATCAATTATTAAGTGTAAGTGTAGAAAAAAGTAACTTTAAAGAAATATATATAAAATATAAAGATTGTCTAGATATAAACTGTAAGAGAATGCTTAGACTTATAGATAATATAGTTGATATTACTAAGCTTGATGTAGGATTCAAATGTCCTGAATTTGACAATTACAATATAGTTAAGATAGTTGAGGATATGACTTTATCTGTTGTAAGTTATGCAAATGTAAAAGGTATAGAAGTTTTATTTGATACAGATGTAGAAGAACTTGATATAAAATGTGATCCTGATATGATAGAGAGAATAGTTTTAAATCTATTATCTAATGCTATTAAGTTTAGTGAGGAAGGCAGTAGTATTTTAGTTGAAATTTTAAGTAATAAGACTTGGGTAGGAATAAAAGTAAAAGATAATGGTATAGGAATTCCAGTTGAAATTCAAGATAAAATATTTGATAGATTTGTCCAAGGAGATAAATCTATGCGAAGAAAAAAAGAAGGTAGTGGAATTGGACTTAGTTTAGTTAAGTCTCTTGTAGAATTAATGGATGGTAAAATATACTTAGAAAGTGATGGTAAAAGTGGTACTGAATTTACTGTTTTACTTCCAAATAAATTAATAACAGAAGACGAAAAAATAGTCCACAAAGATTACCAAGTTGATTTGCAAAGAATAAAACTAGAGCTTTCAGATATATATGAATTGTATCATGATGAGTATGTTAGATAG